In one Heptranchias perlo isolate sHepPer1 chromosome 25, sHepPer1.hap1, whole genome shotgun sequence genomic region, the following are encoded:
- the fzd10 gene encoding frizzled-10 encodes MGSLEKVSCLCALTFSLILCSVAISSMDSERSDREGRCQPINIPMCRDIGYNMTRMPNLMGHEDQREAAIKLHEFAPLVEYGCHSHLKFFLCSLYAPMCTEQVSTPIPACRVMCEQARFKCSPIMEQFSFRWPDSLDCSKLPNKNDPNFLCMEAPSNGSDDSPRGSSVYPPVYRPHLRAGGTQNLPPFSRDSPSKTACENYDKFHRVEKSASCAPLCSPTVDVYWANRDKRFAFIWIAIWSVVCFFSSAFTVLTFLIDPQRFKYPERPIIFLSMCYCVYSVGYIIRLFAGGESIACDRDSGHLYVIQEGLESTGCTIVFLVLYYFGMASSLWWVILTLTWFLAAGKKWGHEAIEANSSYFHLAAWAIPAIKTIIILVMRRVAGDELTGICYVGSMDVNALTGFVLIPLACYLIIGTSFILSGFVALFHIRRVMKTGGENTDKLEKLMVRIGVFSVLYTVPATCVIACYFYERLNMDYWKLLATREKCKTDSHSKILDCTMTNSIPAVEIFMVKIFMLLVVGITSGMWIWSSKTLQSWQNICSRRFRRRVRRKPASVITSSGGGSYGKAHPPLKVHGKYEPALPPTCV; translated from the coding sequence ATGGGATCGTTGGAAAAAGTAAGTTGCCTCTGCGCGCTGACCTTCTCGCTCATCCTGTGCAGCGTGGCCATAAGTTCTATGGACTCGGAACGGTCCGACCGAGAGGGCAGATGTCAACCCATCAACATCCCCATGTGCCGGGACATTGGCTACAACATGACCCGCATGCCCAATCTGATGGGCCATGAGGACCAAAGGGAAGCGGCCATCAAACTGCACGAGTTCGCCCCCCTGGTGGAATACGGTTGCCACAGTCACCTGAAGTTCTTCCTGTGCTCCCTGTACGCCCCGATGTGCACCGAGCAGGTCTCCACCCCGATCCCAGCCTGCCGTGTCATGTGTGAGCAGGCCCGCTTCAAGTGCTCGCCCATCATGGAACAGTTCAGCTTCCGATGGCCCGACTCGCTGGACTGCAGCAAACTGCCCAACAAGAACGACCCCAACTTCCTCTGCATGGAAGCCCCCAGCAACGGCTCGGACGATTCGCCCCGAGGCTCCAGCGTGTACCCACCCGTGTACCGGCCGCACCTGAGAGCCGGCGGGACGCAGAACCTGCCCCCGTTCTCCAGGGACAGTCCCAGTAAGACGGCTTGTGAAAATTACGACAAGTTTCACCGGGTGGAGAAGAGTGCTTCGTGCGCCCCTCTCTGCTCGCCCACCGTGGATGTTTACTGGGCCAACCGGGACAAGAGGTTTGCTTTCATCTGGATTGCTATCTGGTCGGTCGTGTGCTTTTTCTCGAGTGCCTTCACCGTCTTGACCTTCCTGATCGACCCTCAACGTTTCAAATACCCAGAGAGGCCCATCATCTTTCTATCCATGTGTTACTGTGTCTACTCTGTGGGCTACATCATCCGGCTCTTCGCTGGGGGGGAGAGCATCGCTTGCGACAGGGACAGTGGGCACCTCTACGTTATCCAGGAGGGTTTAGAAAGCACGGGCTGCACCATAGTGTTTCTGGTCCTGTACTACTTTGGCATGGCCAGTTCCTTGTGGTGGGTCATCTTGACACTCACGTGGTTTCTGGCAGCTGGGAAGAAATGGGGACACGAAGCCATTGAAGCAAATAGCAGCTACTTCCATCTGGCTGCCTGGGCAATTCCTGCTATCAAAACCATCATTATACTGGTGATGAGGAGAGTGGCCGGAGATGAATTGACCGGGATCTGTTATGTGGGAAGTATGGATGTCAACGCGTTGACTGGCTTTGTGCTCATCCCTTTGGCTTGCTACCTGATCATTGGCACCTCGTTCATTTTGTCTGGTTTTGTGGCGCTCTTTCATATAAGGCGCGTCATGAAGACGGGTGGGGAGAACACGGATAAACTGGAAAAGCTGATGGTAAGGATAGGCGTCTTCTCCGTTTTGTATACTGTACCTGCTACCTGTGTCATAGCTTGTTACTTCTACGAACGCCTCAACATGGACTATTGGAAGCTCTTGGCCACCAGGGAgaaatgcaaaacggacagccaTTCCAAAATTCTGGACTGCACCATGACCAACTCCATCCCAGCGGTGGAGATCTTTATGGTCAAGATATTTATGCTGCTAGTGGTGGGGATCACCAGCGGCATGTGGATTTGGAGCTCCAAGACCCTACAGTCTTGGCAAAACATTTGTAGCAGAAGATTCAGAAGAAGGGTCAGGAGGAAACCTGCCAGCGTTATTACAAGTAGTGGCGGGGGGTCGTACGGAAAAGCTCACCCTCCCTTGAAAGTACACGGGAAATACGAACCCGCGCTCCCACCAACTTGTGTTTGA